From Candidatus Paceibacterota bacterium, a single genomic window includes:
- a CDS encoding toprim domain-containing protein, with amino-acid sequence MNAIQKLTEIFTHFPGIGPRQARRFVYYLLTRSPSTMSELAGYISALKNEVSQCLDCRRFFEKRHGKAELCDICADGNRDRSILMLVQRDIDLESVERNGVFNGTYFVLGGSVPILEKEPEKRIRVQELEEKMEKSKDLIKEVILGVNANPEGENTAEFVIKSLEKLSAENKIKISHLGKGLSTGTELEYTDPETLKNALKNRN; translated from the coding sequence ATGAACGCAATACAGAAGCTCACAGAAATATTCACTCATTTCCCTGGAATAGGGCCGAGACAAGCGAGGAGATTCGTATACTACTTACTTACTCGCTCACCTTCTACTATGAGTGAATTGGCTGGCTATATTTCGGCACTCAAAAACGAGGTCAGTCAGTGCCTTGATTGCAGGAGGTTTTTTGAGAAACGTCATGGCAAAGCCGAACTTTGTGATATTTGTGCTGATGGCAATAGAGACAGAAGTATCTTAATGCTAGTCCAGCGGGATATTGACCTTGAATCGGTAGAACGGAACGGGGTATTCAATGGAACTTATTTTGTATTAGGTGGTAGTGTACCGATTCTGGAAAAAGAACCAGAAAAAAGAATCAGAGTACAAGAACTGGAAGAAAAGATGGAAAAAAGTAAAGATTTAATTAAAGAAGTTATATTAGGGGTAAATGCAAATCCGGAGGGAGAAAATACTGCTGAATTTGTTATAAAATCATTAGAAAAATTGAGTGCCGAAAATAAAATAAAAATCTCTCATTTGGGTAAAGGCCTTTCCACTGGTACTGAACTCGAGTATACTGATCCTGAAACTCTTAAAAATGCTCTTAAGAATAGAAACTAA
- the dnaB gene encoding replicative DNA helicase, producing the protein MDQSEFKKNKYKDGVKSGVKAGNSVILGSGLRIPPHNLEAERALLGSIMLRPDAMYEVMEVLKPESFYSTKHRIIYASMLDLFTKRSPTDMLTVASRLAEKSELEEIGGNSYLADLVNSVPSAANAQYYAAIIQKKSLARNLISAADHISNLGFDEEQEIDEILDQAQKRVFEVADVGSIHKFVELKGELDEAWERLDRLHNSTDGLRGVPSGFKDLDNKLSGFQKSDLVIIAARPSMGKTSLALDIARQAAVLHQVPVGIFSLEMSSQQLVDRMLAAQANVNSWMLRTGKLLKEDDFTSIRHAMDELSKAPIYIDDQPGNNILKMRAVARRLKSEKGLGMLIVDYLQLMMPTQTRNSDNMVQQVTEISRSLKNLARDLDIPVIALSQLSRAAAQSGEKPKLHHLRDSGSIEQDADVVMFIHREDKMKDDAEKTNIAEILIEKHRNGETGKVELYFNEKKATFQSLDKGEFGGIEGEFRNF; encoded by the coding sequence ATGGATCAGAGCGAGTTTAAGAAAAATAAATATAAGGATGGAGTGAAATCGGGAGTGAAGGCTGGCAACAGTGTTATTTTGGGAAGTGGTTTGCGTATACCACCTCACAATCTTGAAGCCGAGAGAGCTCTCCTTGGTTCTATTATGCTTCGCCCTGACGCGATGTATGAGGTGATGGAAGTTTTAAAACCGGAATCATTTTATTCAACCAAGCATCGCATTATATATGCTTCGATGCTCGACCTTTTTACCAAACGCTCTCCTACCGACATGCTCACTGTAGCTTCGAGGCTAGCAGAAAAAAGTGAACTTGAAGAAATCGGTGGTAACTCTTATCTGGCAGACTTAGTAAATTCAGTTCCTAGCGCCGCAAACGCTCAATACTATGCCGCTATTATTCAGAAAAAGAGTCTGGCTCGCAATCTTATTTCTGCCGCTGACCATATTTCTAATCTTGGTTTCGACGAAGAACAAGAGATAGATGAAATTCTCGATCAAGCACAGAAGCGCGTCTTCGAAGTAGCCGATGTCGGCAGTATTCACAAATTCGTAGAGCTAAAAGGTGAGCTTGATGAAGCCTGGGAAAGACTCGATCGATTGCACAATTCGACTGATGGTTTGCGTGGAGTGCCTTCCGGTTTTAAAGATCTCGACAACAAACTTTCTGGCTTTCAAAAGTCCGATCTTGTTATTATTGCCGCTCGTCCTTCAATGGGTAAAACCTCTCTGGCTCTTGATATTGCCCGCCAAGCCGCCGTACTACACCAAGTACCAGTAGGCATTTTCTCTCTTGAAATGTCCTCTCAGCAACTCGTCGATCGTATGCTTGCCGCTCAAGCAAATGTAAATTCTTGGATGTTACGCACGGGAAAATTATTAAAAGAAGATGACTTTACCTCTATCAGGCATGCTATGGATGAACTTTCCAAAGCACCTATCTATATCGACGACCAGCCAGGAAATAATATTTTGAAAATGAGAGCTGTAGCAAGGAGACTTAAAAGTGAAAAAGGTTTAGGAATGCTCATAGTCGATTACTTACAGCTCATGATGCCAACTCAAACAAGAAATAGTGACAATATGGTACAGCAAGTGACAGAAATTTCGCGCTCGCTAAAGAACCTTGCTCGTGATCTCGATATTCCTGTCATCGCCCTCTCCCAGCTTTCGCGTGCGGCCGCCCAGTCGGGTGAGAAACCGAAACTTCATCACTTACGCGACTCGGGATCCATCGAACAGGATGCTGACGTGGTCATGTTCATACATAGAGAAGATAAAATGAAAGATGATGCGGAAAAAACTAACATCGCCGAAATCCTGATCGAGAAACATCGCAACGGCGAAACCGGTAAAGTAGAACTTTATTTCAATGAAAAGAAGGCTACTTTCCAATCACTTGATAAAGGTGAATTTGGAGGAATAGAAGGAGAGTTTCGAAATTTCTAA
- a CDS encoding ATP-dependent DNA helicase, with product MEVGTNEFKEAYKKLNKEQREAVDTIDGPVMVIAGPGTGKTTILTLRIANILRLTDTPANGILAITYTDAGVKAMRSKLYEIIGNRAHDVRIHTFHSFASSVIAEYPDHFIHISDRKQLTDIEQESIIISILENSKFKKLRPTGRPDAYLYGITKAIEEAKREALTPRDVVKYAKEEIERIKNDEGSISTRGVSKGKFKAEAEEFIEKCERTILFADVYAEYEEKKVKERKMDFSDLIIELLVALRKDELLLRLIQERFLYIHVDEHQDTNDAQNLIIALIAEFFETPNIFIVGDEKQAIYRFQGASVENFLLLQKRWKKMKVISLDTNYRSHQSILDASFSMVENNYEEDEYKDLRVYLNSKSGEEARPIDIVRSENSEGIEKYLVQEIKRISKEEATASIAIIVRRNRDLDKVIRLLESEGISVTSERSIDIFNHPVGRLFFDLIEYLSDPSHTEALAKTVIAGMWNMHFESGVKLIRSLKSGLKIDLKKVLPNLNFIQSKLLDDSPAGFIIHIAEKSGFIELVAKDPSYVHVWRGITALSESLVRENDLKDPGSLLKLMLSYRASAESRPVKVTVGAPDVPIKAMTAHGSKGQEFDYVFIPYATEEAWIGKSRGSSFVLPKKQTGDNDIRDLRRLFYVALTRGKKHVAILVPSEESDGKILSPIRFIEELDKKHTKEIVLKRSDTEIPKIETGLKNENNNRVGNLKFVDLAKHVLLEKGLSVTALNHFIKCPNEFLYQSVLKMPQAPSTSAEKGSAMHEAISKVWKLEDRNNKNIAKKIESTLKEATLEYLENSLLPVLEKEALKKELLEDLPLVALALTKHFSLEGDIFTEHWVEGVFEGNYAEKQIHIPLHGKLDTIVDNEKEVCVFDYKTRQAMSEAAIRGETKNTDGNYFRQLVFYKILLSQSSKWREKKVTPSLVFISPDSKGRCPTITLPVTESDIKKTKEMIQSLIDSVWSGKIGTEKCTAKDCEWCGYRKLLD from the coding sequence ATGGAAGTAGGGACTAACGAGTTTAAGGAGGCTTATAAGAAGCTCAATAAAGAGCAGAGGGAGGCTGTGGATACGATCGATGGGCCTGTCATGGTCATAGCTGGTCCAGGGACGGGGAAGACTACCATTTTGACTCTGCGTATTGCTAATATTTTACGGCTGACTGATACCCCAGCAAACGGCATTCTGGCCATCACTTATACTGACGCTGGAGTGAAAGCTATGAGAAGTAAGCTTTATGAAATAATCGGTAACCGCGCCCACGATGTACGCATCCATACTTTCCACAGTTTCGCTTCTTCGGTGATAGCCGAATATCCCGATCATTTTATTCATATCAGCGATCGGAAACAACTGACTGATATCGAACAAGAATCGATTATTATTTCTATTTTAGAAAATTCAAAATTCAAAAAACTTCGGCCGACGGGGAGACCTGATGCTTATTTATACGGAATAACAAAAGCGATAGAAGAGGCTAAGCGAGAAGCGCTTACTCCAAGAGATGTCGTAAAGTACGCGAAGGAAGAGATAGAGAGAATAAAAAATGATGAAGGCTCCATTTCCACTCGCGGAGTAAGTAAAGGAAAATTTAAGGCCGAAGCCGAAGAATTTATCGAAAAATGTGAACGGACGATACTTTTTGCTGATGTTTACGCAGAGTATGAAGAAAAGAAAGTGAAAGAGAGGAAAATGGATTTTAGTGACCTTATTATCGAACTTCTAGTAGCCCTTAGGAAAGATGAGTTGCTCCTGCGCTTAATTCAAGAAAGATTTTTATACATCCATGTCGATGAACATCAGGATACCAACGATGCTCAAAATTTGATTATCGCTCTCATTGCTGAATTTTTCGAAACGCCAAACATTTTTATTGTTGGCGACGAAAAGCAGGCCATCTATCGCTTTCAGGGAGCTTCGGTCGAAAACTTTTTACTACTCCAAAAACGCTGGAAGAAAATGAAAGTAATTTCCCTTGATACCAATTACAGGTCGCATCAAAGTATCCTGGACGCAAGCTTCTCGATGGTCGAAAATAATTATGAAGAGGATGAATATAAAGATTTGAGAGTTTACTTAAATTCTAAAAGTGGTGAGGAGGCTCGGCCGATCGATATCGTCAGAAGTGAGAATTCAGAAGGTATCGAAAAATATTTGGTACAGGAAATAAAAAGAATAAGTAAAGAAGAAGCCACTGCATCAATCGCGATAATCGTGAGGAGAAACAGGGATTTGGACAAAGTAATACGCCTACTTGAAAGCGAGGGTATAAGTGTTACTTCCGAACGAAGTATCGATATTTTTAATCACCCAGTCGGTCGACTCTTTTTTGATTTGATAGAGTACCTCTCCGATCCTAGCCACACCGAAGCTCTTGCAAAAACAGTTATTGCTGGGATGTGGAATATGCATTTTGAAAGTGGAGTAAAACTCATCCGCTCGCTCAAGAGTGGTTTAAAAATTGACTTGAAGAAAGTCCTCCCCAATTTAAATTTTATTCAATCAAAACTCCTGGACGATTCGCCGGCCGGTTTTATTATCCACATAGCAGAAAAATCGGGTTTTATCGAACTTGTGGCTAAAGACCCTTCATATGTACATGTTTGGCGGGGAATTACTGCTCTTTCAGAATCATTGGTTCGAGAAAATGATTTAAAGGACCCAGGTTCTCTTTTAAAATTGATGCTCTCTTACCGTGCTTCGGCCGAGTCGCGACCAGTGAAAGTAACAGTCGGTGCACCTGACGTACCAATAAAAGCGATGACAGCTCATGGGAGTAAAGGTCAAGAATTTGATTATGTTTTTATTCCTTACGCCACGGAGGAAGCTTGGATAGGTAAAAGCAGAGGCTCTTCTTTTGTCTTACCCAAAAAACAAACTGGAGATAATGATATCCGTGATTTACGAAGACTTTTCTATGTCGCTCTGACTCGAGGAAAGAAGCATGTTGCTATTTTAGTACCTAGTGAGGAATCGGATGGAAAAATACTCTCACCCATACGTTTTATCGAAGAGTTAGATAAAAAACACACTAAAGAAATTGTTTTAAAAAGAAGCGATACAGAAATACCTAAGATAGAGACAGGGTTAAAAAACGAAAACAATAATAGAGTAGGTAATTTGAAATTTGTTGATTTAGCTAAACATGTTTTGTTAGAAAAAGGTTTGTCCGTAACTGCTCTTAATCATTTTATAAAGTGTCCGAATGAGTTCCTTTATCAAAGTGTTTTGAAAATGCCCCAAGCCCCAAGTACTTCAGCTGAAAAAGGATCGGCTATGCACGAAGCCATATCAAAAGTGTGGAAATTGGAAGATAGAAATAATAAAAATATTGCCAAAAAAATTGAGAGCACTTTGAAAGAAGCTACTCTGGAATACCTAGAAAATTCTCTCTTGCCGGTTCTAGAAAAAGAAGCTTTGAAAAAAGAACTGTTAGAGGATTTACCGCTCGTCGCTCTGGCTTTGACCAAACATTTCAGCTTGGAAGGCGATATTTTTACCGAACATTGGGTAGAAGGAGTTTTTGAAGGAAACTATGCTGAGAAACAAATTCATATTCCACTCCACGGAAAGCTGGACACTATAGTAGATAATGAAAAAGAAGTTTGTGTTTTTGATTACAAAACCAGACAGGCCATGTCAGAAGCGGCGATAAGGGGCGAAACAAAAAATACTGATGGAAATTATTTTCGACAATTAGTTTTTTATAAAATTTTGCTTAGTCAAAGCTCTAAATGGCGAGAAAAAAAGGTTACCCCATCGCTTGTTTTCATTTCACCTGATTCAAAAGGTAGGTGTCCTACCATAACTTTACCGGTTACAGAAAGTGATATCAAAAAAACAAAAGAGATGATCCAATCACTCATTGATTCAGTTTGGAGTGGAAAAATCGGCACCGAAAAATGTACTGCTAAGGATTGCGAGTGGTGTGGGTATAGGAAGTTGTTAGACTGA
- a CDS encoding NAD(P)H-dependent oxidoreductase, with product MKKILVLVGHPDNESFNVKLADTYAEGARSKGAEVRRVNLADLKFDPILHQGYKVIQELEPDLVKLQEDIKWCDHFVIIYPSWWSTMPALLKGLFDRMWLPGFAYKFKKDGFGCGFIWTKLLKGRTARVFVTSDSPAFLTRIIFGDTTNEIRKGILWFAGFHPSIKKIGGLKNASNSKKQRILNQMKLWGRGWY from the coding sequence ATGAAGAAAATTTTAGTACTGGTGGGACACCCTGATAACGAAAGTTTTAATGTAAAGCTCGCGGATACTTACGCTGAAGGAGCAAGAAGTAAGGGTGCGGAAGTGAGGAGGGTGAATTTGGCTGATTTAAAATTTGATCCGATCTTGCATCAAGGATATAAAGTCATACAGGAACTTGAGCCTGACTTAGTAAAACTGCAGGAAGATATAAAGTGGTGCGACCACTTTGTAATAATCTATCCATCGTGGTGGTCGACTATGCCAGCCCTCCTTAAAGGCCTGTTTGACCGGATGTGGTTGCCAGGATTTGCCTATAAATTTAAAAAAGATGGTTTTGGTTGTGGTTTTATATGGACGAAGTTGCTGAAAGGCCGGACAGCTCGTGTATTTGTCACCTCCGATTCACCGGCATTCTTAACTAGAATTATTTTTGGCGATACCACTAATGAAATAAGAAAAGGTATCCTTTGGTTTGCCGGTTTCCACCCCTCCATCAAAAAAATCGGTGGCCTTAAAAATGCTTCCAACTCCAAAAAACAAAGAATCCTCAATCAAATGAAGTTGTGGGGTAGGGGGTGGTATTAG
- a CDS encoding helix-turn-helix domain-containing protein has product MLNRYYSTTETAEILKITRVTVFNWIKSGNLKARRFGRSYLIPVMEIERVQKPSFVPPSREAQLRQFSNLLATDYSELIKSLN; this is encoded by the coding sequence ATGTTAAATAGATACTATTCAACAACCGAAACAGCAGAAATACTCAAGATAACCAGAGTAACTGTTTTTAACTGGATCAAATCAGGCAATCTAAAGGCTAGAAGGTTTGGTCGTAGCTACCTTATACCGGTTATGGAGATAGAGCGCGTACAGAAACCTTCTTTTGTTCCTCCTTCACGTGAAGCCCAACTTCGTCAGTTTTCAAATCTTCTAGCGACAGATTATTCAGAGCTTATAAAGTCACTTAATTAA
- a CDS encoding asparaginase domain-containing protein, which produces MNIQINQPYNFSENSLAKGKVLIIAVGGAGIPKKHENLNENLKEGLLMVPYLSDCAARIDYISLAQKDSADLTPSEVGSIASTIHRYQNTYDGFVVIAGTDTMPFTASATAYALRGMGTPILFIGSTLNVEEWDTDFRLNLPNAIKVATMGATDVNAPSFGEVGILFDDSLSRAVATVNRGTRSNNPMITPRVPKLGDVGWTIKLESMAKPRRPSQLNFSLNNNENLAYFDLVSETHLSTFSNLVEDKFIQGIVIGAFGAGNVPSKMIPLIYRAVYEKGKAVAVITNNKKGSSDMGLYDVGAAAVRAGAISLGPMTKPAAIEKMRYALNNAQGEEKLEFLQDVARLLLTSVAEEIPEGFSRNAVNQIRDRFRNLPASLESFFKPNKFVSPRYQVQNYCKSKNSKKKVLVISMGGTFYMEVNAAGSLAPTRRPLGDLLNMKFKNLERLTSLDYIELFNLDSSDVEHPHRAELAQVISKHINDYDGVVVLHGTDTMAYTASALSFMLIGLEKDVILTGAQKPGYSSSDFDRNFIKSIKAIFARLEKPKNQRISAGVKIAFGDKLMNGSTVIKEDEHGINAFAPMEKHPLAGKLSMVTDLYDIYKNLKKRDFSLFTSFDKNVAYFECINGINVKQFESVVEDPNASAILIGGYDGGNMPTQFKYYIATAVNSYNKPIAFISHSDNGFADITTEGRIGDFIKSGGIALGDMIKEAAYQKLCFAMGIAKDAKIEGRDKIEFVRKIMHTNFTGEISDNFCAKGDLIYKGLFSDKTFSSDDIEKAIKNSTKKTKNN; this is translated from the coding sequence ATGAACATCCAAATAAACCAGCCCTACAATTTTTCTGAAAATTCACTGGCGAAAGGAAAGGTACTCATTATTGCAGTCGGAGGAGCAGGCATACCTAAAAAGCACGAGAATTTAAATGAAAACCTAAAAGAGGGACTGCTTATGGTGCCGTATCTCTCTGACTGTGCAGCTCGAATCGACTATATTTCACTGGCGCAGAAAGATAGTGCAGACCTTACACCAAGCGAGGTGGGCAGTATCGCAAGCACCATTCATCGTTATCAAAACACTTACGACGGATTTGTAGTTATCGCTGGTACTGACACTATGCCTTTCACCGCATCCGCCACAGCGTATGCTCTGCGTGGTATGGGAACACCTATTTTATTTATCGGCTCGACGCTAAACGTGGAGGAGTGGGATACTGATTTCCGATTGAACCTGCCCAATGCTATCAAAGTAGCTACCATGGGTGCCACTGATGTAAATGCCCCGAGCTTCGGGGAAGTCGGTATACTTTTTGATGACAGCCTCTCAAGAGCAGTGGCTACGGTAAATAGAGGTACCCGTTCAAACAACCCTATGATCACTCCTCGAGTACCGAAACTTGGTGATGTGGGTTGGACTATAAAACTTGAGTCTATGGCTAAGCCTCGTCGCCCTTCACAGCTCAACTTTTCTTTGAACAATAATGAAAATTTAGCTTACTTTGATTTAGTTTCAGAGACTCACTTGAGCACTTTCAGTAACCTTGTGGAAGATAAATTTATTCAAGGAATTGTGATCGGCGCTTTCGGAGCTGGCAATGTACCATCAAAGATGATTCCTCTTATATACAGAGCTGTGTATGAAAAGGGTAAAGCAGTAGCTGTAATCACCAACAATAAGAAAGGCAGTTCTGACATGGGCCTTTATGATGTAGGCGCTGCTGCCGTGAGAGCAGGAGCAATATCGCTAGGGCCAATGACCAAGCCAGCAGCGATCGAAAAAATGCGATATGCCTTGAATAATGCCCAAGGAGAAGAGAAATTAGAATTCTTACAAGACGTAGCCCGCCTATTACTTACTTCAGTGGCGGAAGAGATACCGGAAGGATTTTCTCGTAATGCTGTAAATCAAATCCGCGATAGATTCAGGAATTTACCGGCTTCTCTTGAATCGTTCTTCAAACCAAATAAATTTGTCTCACCTCGTTATCAGGTCCAAAATTATTGCAAGTCTAAAAATTCCAAGAAAAAAGTACTAGTCATAAGTATGGGGGGCACCTTCTATATGGAGGTAAACGCCGCCGGCTCTCTCGCCCCTACTCGCAGACCTCTCGGCGACCTGTTAAATATGAAGTTTAAAAATTTAGAGAGACTTACTTCCTTGGATTATATCGAATTATTCAATCTTGATAGTTCCGACGTAGAACATCCTCATCGGGCAGAACTTGCCCAAGTAATTTCAAAGCATATAAATGATTACGATGGGGTAGTAGTGCTGCATGGCACAGACACCATGGCCTACACGGCCTCGGCTCTTTCATTTATGCTCATTGGTCTTGAAAAAGACGTCATACTGACTGGAGCTCAGAAACCAGGTTATAGTTCATCAGACTTTGATCGTAACTTTATAAAATCTATTAAGGCTATATTTGCAAGACTTGAAAAGCCTAAGAATCAGAGAATATCAGCTGGAGTGAAAATAGCCTTCGGGGATAAACTTATGAATGGTTCGACTGTGATCAAAGAGGACGAACATGGTATCAACGCTTTTGCTCCGATGGAGAAACATCCTCTTGCCGGTAAATTAAGTATGGTGACTGACCTATATGACATCTATAAAAATTTGAAGAAAAGGGACTTCTCACTTTTTACTAGCTTTGACAAAAATGTAGCTTATTTCGAATGTATCAACGGCATAAATGTGAAGCAATTTGAAAGTGTCGTCGAAGATCCAAATGCTAGCGCTATTCTTATCGGCGGCTACGATGGAGGCAATATGCCGACACAGTTCAAATATTACATCGCGACAGCAGTCAATTCTTACAATAAACCAATCGCTTTCATTTCACACAGCGATAATGGCTTTGCCGATATAACTACAGAAGGCAGAATAGGAGACTTTATAAAATCAGGTGGTATAGCGTTGGGTGACATGATCAAAGAGGCGGCTTATCAAAAACTTTGTTTCGCTATGGGTATTGCGAAGGATGCCAAGATCGAAGGGCGAGATAAAATAGAATTCGTCCGAAAAATAATGCACACCAACTTCACCGGCGAAATTTCCGACAACTTTTGTGCAAAGGGCGACCTCATATATAAAGGTTTATTTTCAGATAAAACCTTTTCAAGCGACGATATCGAAAAAGCAATCAAAAATTCCACTAAGAAAACAAAAAACAACTAA
- a CDS encoding HIT domain-containing protein — protein MEDYSRYLIRDYNYWSVQVHTNQGYLGRCIIWCKRENILDLADARKGEQEELFMILEKLKRALKKSFQVDWFNYAFLGNETMHLHGHVVPRYASPREFAGVTFVDERYGHNYQTDKNFVTSPALLEAVRIKIKENLE, from the coding sequence ATGGAAGATTATTCAAGATATTTAATCAGGGACTACAACTATTGGTCAGTTCAAGTACATACTAATCAAGGCTACCTCGGTAGGTGCATTATTTGGTGTAAGAGAGAAAATATTCTGGACCTAGCTGATGCTAGAAAGGGAGAACAAGAGGAGCTGTTTATGATATTAGAAAAGTTAAAAAGAGCCCTGAAAAAGTCATTTCAAGTCGATTGGTTTAATTATGCCTTTTTAGGAAATGAGACTATGCACCTACACGGTCATGTTGTCCCAAGATACGCTTCTCCTAGAGAATTTGCCGGAGTGACTTTTGTAGATGAGAGGTATGGACATAATTATCAGACTGACAAAAACTTTGTGACTTCTCCTGCACTACTGGAAGCGGTGAGAATTAAAATTAAAGAAAATTTGGAGTAA
- a CDS encoding metal-sensitive transcriptional regulator → MKAQIKKKVIRRLNIIQGQTRGLTRMVEEEKYCIDIITQAGAIKEALSGVENLILQNHLETHVLHQMKTGKEKIATDEILKIYKLAQKKK, encoded by the coding sequence ATGAAAGCTCAAATTAAAAAGAAGGTAATAAGAAGGCTTAACATCATCCAAGGTCAAACTAGAGGTTTAACTCGGATGGTAGAGGAAGAAAAATATTGTATTGATATTATTACCCAAGCGGGAGCCATTAAAGAAGCGTTATCCGGTGTTGAAAATTTAATATTACAGAATCACTTAGAAACTCACGTGTTGCATCAAATGAAAACAGGAAAAGAGAAGATAGCAACAGACGAAATTCTTAAAATTTATAAGCTAGCGCAGAAGAAAAAATAA
- a CDS encoding DUF2933 domain-containing protein, whose amino-acid sequence MNHKTIRSILITLLIIVGLYLVIDHGQHLVPYLPFAFLLGCFSMHLFMHHGHGRHHNHDSNQDPK is encoded by the coding sequence ATGAATCATAAAACTATTCGTTCTATACTGATTACCCTCCTAATAATTGTCGGTTTATATCTTGTGATTGATCATGGGCAACATCTTGTTCCATATCTGCCATTCGCATTTCTCCTTGGCTGCTTTTCAATGCACCTTTTTATGCATCACGGTCATGGCCGTCACCATAATCATGATTCTAATCAAGATCCAAAGTAA